A window of the Sulfitobacter alexandrii genome harbors these coding sequences:
- a CDS encoding tyrosine-type recombinase/integrase → MTRNDEKLRPEPPNAATTDGHNADGAALTLPAHVAGSGTLDRLVDTARDYARAAASENTLKAYAKDWAHYTRWCRMKGTEPLPPAPEMIGLYLADLAAGSGPSPSQAAHRPLSVSTIERRLSGLAWNVAQRGFTLDRRNRHIATVLAGIRRRHARPPVQKEAILADDIRAMVATLPHDLRGLRDRAILLLGYAGGLRRSEIVSLDVHKDDTPDSGGWIEIFDKGALLTLDAKTGWREVEIGRGSRDQTCPVHALEQWLHFAKIDFGPVFTGTSRDGRRALDTRLNDKHVARLIKRTVLDAGIRSDLPDQERLKLFSGHSLRAGLASSAEVDERYVQKQLGHASAEMTRRYQRRRDRFRVNLTKAAGL, encoded by the coding sequence ATGACCAGAAACGACGAAAAATTACGTCCAGAACCGCCAAATGCGGCTACGACCGACGGGCACAACGCGGACGGCGCGGCCCTGACCCTCCCGGCCCATGTCGCAGGCTCGGGCACGCTTGACCGCCTCGTGGACACCGCCCGCGATTACGCCCGCGCGGCGGCGTCGGAAAACACGCTCAAGGCTTATGCGAAGGACTGGGCCCATTACACGCGCTGGTGCCGGATGAAGGGCACGGAACCGCTGCCCCCCGCGCCCGAGATGATCGGGCTCTATCTCGCGGATCTCGCCGCCGGTTCGGGCCCCTCCCCGTCGCAGGCGGCGCACCGCCCCCTCTCGGTTTCGACCATCGAGCGGCGCCTGTCGGGTCTTGCCTGGAACGTCGCGCAGCGGGGGTTCACCCTCGATCGCAGGAACCGGCACATCGCCACGGTACTGGCCGGGATCAGGCGCAGGCACGCGCGTCCGCCGGTGCAGAAGGAGGCGATCCTGGCCGACGATATCCGCGCCATGGTGGCCACCCTGCCCCACGATCTGCGCGGGCTCCGCGACCGGGCGATCCTGCTGCTGGGCTACGCCGGCGGCCTGCGCCGTTCGGAGATCGTCAGCCTCGACGTTCACAAGGACGACACGCCGGACAGCGGCGGCTGGATCGAGATCTTCGACAAGGGCGCCCTGCTCACCCTCGACGCCAAGACCGGCTGGCGCGAGGTCGAGATCGGCCGCGGGTCACGGGATCAGACCTGCCCCGTGCATGCGCTCGAGCAATGGCTGCACTTCGCGAAGATCGACTTCGGACCGGTATTCACCGGCACCTCGCGGGACGGCAGGCGCGCTTTGGATACGCGGCTCAACGACAAGCACGTTGCCCGGCTGATCAAGCGCACGGTCCTCGACGCCGGAATCCGGTCCGACCTGCCCGATCAGGAACGCCTGAAACTGTTCTCCGGTCACTCGCTGCGCGCCGGTCTCGCCAGCTCGGCAGAGGTCGACGAGCGCTACGTCCAGAAGCAGCTTGGCCACGCGTCGGCCGAAATGACCCGCCGCTACCAGCGCCGCCGCGATCGGTTCCGCGTGAACCTGACGAAGGCGGCGGGGCTGTAA
- a CDS encoding DUF1403 family protein, giving the protein MTYGRDDFESLPRMPSWVTSARVETLEDVAFLSGAALIHLHLVLGRAEVPQSLLRDRLALRAAQACVTLSGRPERAGELRDAVHLLRPGDLPGPAGETYLAWRRAVDRPVSIKALGRALPAVEPGQIATWVDAGKGAPVTRAALALEAVFTGAPRADVPALILADGALAQALGWDHLVPLLAPGLKRADLRKRGDDLRLACHRAIVAAAVEATREAADLARRAARLKEVGPKLRAKGADEALGLFLGQDAVAPAMLTSLRSDRAARRFCDRLVELGAVRELTGRATFRLYGV; this is encoded by the coding sequence ATGACATATGGCCGCGACGACTTCGAGAGCCTACCCCGGATGCCGTCCTGGGTCACCTCGGCACGGGTTGAAACCCTTGAAGATGTTGCGTTTTTGTCGGGCGCGGCACTGATCCACCTGCATCTTGTGCTGGGACGTGCGGAGGTGCCCCAATCCTTGTTACGGGACCGACTCGCGCTGCGCGCGGCTCAAGCTTGCGTCACTCTCTCTGGACGGCCGGAGCGGGCAGGGGAGTTGCGCGATGCGGTGCACCTGTTGCGGCCCGGCGATCTTCCCGGACCGGCCGGTGAAACCTACCTTGCCTGGCGGCGTGCGGTGGATCGGCCGGTGTCGATCAAGGCTCTGGGCCGAGCCTTGCCGGCCGTCGAGCCGGGCCAGATCGCGACCTGGGTCGATGCGGGGAAGGGGGCGCCCGTGACCCGTGCCGCGCTGGCGCTGGAGGCGGTGTTTACCGGAGCGCCGCGTGCCGACGTGCCTGCGCTGATCCTTGCTGATGGAGCTCTGGCACAGGCGCTTGGCTGGGACCACCTCGTGCCGCTACTGGCCCCGGGCCTGAAACGCGCCGACCTGCGCAAGCGCGGCGATGACCTTCGCTTGGCCTGTCATCGCGCGATTGTTGCAGCGGCGGTTGAGGCGACGCGGGAGGCCGCTGATTTGGCCCGACGTGCAGCGCGCTTGAAAGAGGTCGGGCCAAAGCTCCGGGCGAAGGGCGCGGACGAGGCCCTTGGGCTGTTCCTGGGCCAGGACGCTGTCGCGCCAGCGATGCTGACCTCGCTCAGATCCGACCGCGCCGCACGGCGGTTCTGCGACCGGCTGGTTGAGCTGGGCGCGGTACGCGAGCTGACGGGCCGAGCGACGTTTCGGCTCTATGGGGTATGA
- the scpB gene encoding SMC-Scp complex subunit ScpB, with the protein MAKDGSNSELDRELPDLPPELRWREWLRRVEAVLFASASPVSREELARVVGQGASVDLLVEDLAADLEGRAFEVAQVAGGWMFRTRATYGPAIRAAADVEDQLLDLSEFDIAVLAAIAYHQPITREGLKDIFGKPISRDLIGRLHARGLIGTGPRSPRRGAPYTYVTTEQFLVAFDLETLQDLPDREQLEDAGLAEG; encoded by the coding sequence ATGGCGAAGGATGGCTCTAACTCCGAACTGGATCGCGAGCTGCCCGACTTGCCGCCGGAGCTGCGCTGGCGCGAATGGCTACGTCGGGTCGAAGCGGTGCTTTTTGCCAGCGCCTCACCAGTGTCGCGCGAAGAGCTGGCACGTGTGGTGGGGCAGGGGGCTTCGGTCGACCTTCTGGTCGAGGACCTCGCCGCCGATCTGGAGGGGCGGGCTTTTGAAGTTGCGCAGGTCGCTGGCGGCTGGATGTTCCGGACGCGGGCCACCTACGGCCCCGCGATCCGCGCGGCGGCGGATGTCGAGGATCAGCTGCTCGACCTGAGTGAATTCGATATCGCGGTGCTGGCAGCCATCGCCTACCACCAGCCGATCACGCGCGAGGGGCTCAAGGACATCTTCGGCAAGCCAATCAGCCGCGACTTGATCGGCCGGCTGCATGCGCGAGGGCTGATCGGGACGGGGCCTCGGTCGCCGCGGCGCGGAGCACCCTACACCTATGTGACCACTGAGCAGTTCCTCGTCGCTTTCGATCTGGAGACGCTCCAGGACTTGCCGGATCGGGAGCAGCTAGAGGATGCCGGATTGGCGGAAGGATGA
- a CDS encoding nucleotidyl transferase AbiEii/AbiGii toxin family protein — protein MDTFANDTPANRDEAFRQAAAELGFAKAIVEKDFWVCWSLQLLFALPSYGDHLIFKGGTSLSKAYDVIHRFSEDVDLSLNRAQLGFEGSHDPENPDLSSGKRKSLLQELQDAAEATVAGPLLDEINTTFSTRLDQPFSLQIDENDPQTILFAYPSLGGDDPGYIKPIVRFEFGARGAQLPAEQRTLSTYVQQAFPDLPGLNPVDVRTLGIERTFWEKATILHMLFHQDAGKPLADRMSRHYYDMAQLTQHDAKARALANLDLLSEVGHHKSVFFKAAWARYEDAKPGSLRLAPGKELEAALRRDYAGMREMIMGDTPSFDDVLNAIAALEAEINAA, from the coding sequence ATGGACACCTTCGCAAACGACACGCCTGCAAACCGCGATGAAGCATTCCGGCAAGCCGCGGCAGAACTCGGCTTTGCCAAGGCGATAGTCGAAAAAGACTTCTGGGTGTGCTGGTCACTCCAGCTCCTCTTTGCCCTGCCCTCCTACGGCGACCACCTGATCTTCAAGGGAGGTACATCGCTTTCGAAAGCCTACGATGTCATCCATCGGTTTTCTGAGGATGTCGATCTGTCGCTCAACCGTGCCCAACTCGGGTTTGAGGGAAGCCATGACCCTGAGAACCCCGACCTCTCGAGCGGCAAACGCAAATCTTTGTTGCAGGAACTTCAAGATGCGGCAGAGGCAACCGTCGCAGGCCCACTGCTCGACGAAATCAACACCACCTTCTCCACGCGTCTGGATCAGCCATTCTCGCTCCAGATCGACGAAAACGATCCTCAGACCATACTCTTCGCTTACCCATCTCTCGGCGGCGACGACCCAGGCTACATCAAACCTATCGTACGGTTTGAGTTCGGCGCACGTGGCGCGCAGCTCCCGGCCGAGCAGCGGACACTCTCAACCTATGTTCAACAGGCCTTTCCCGATCTGCCCGGCCTTAACCCTGTTGATGTGCGCACTCTCGGGATCGAACGGACATTTTGGGAGAAGGCGACGATCCTACACATGCTCTTCCATCAAGATGCAGGCAAACCGCTCGCTGACCGGATGTCCCGGCACTACTACGACATGGCGCAATTGACACAGCACGACGCCAAAGCGCGCGCTTTGGCCAATCTCGACCTCTTGAGCGAAGTCGGCCACCACAAATCGGTGTTCTTCAAGGCCGCGTGGGCCCGGTACGAAGACGCAAAACCAGGATCCCTTCGCCTGGCCCCGGGCAAAGAGCTCGAGGCCGCCCTTCGTCGCGACTATGCCGGGATGCGGGAGATGATCATGGGCGACACGCCGAGTTTCGATGATGTGCTGAACGCGATCGCAGCGCTGGAGGCGGAGATCAACGCAGCCTGA
- a CDS encoding DUF6088 family protein, with amino-acid sequence MITSKIKQRIIGKGRGAIFAPSDFLDIGSRASVDQALSRLADQGVIRRLTRGLYDYPKHSSRFGPLAPSADDIARAVARKDNQVLLPSPAMAANQLGLSTQVPSNPTYMTDGPTRTKKIGRQVIQFRNASPKTLVGAGSKTGTVFQALRYVGKDRIDDQVIGKIARSLDAKDRAQLAKQSRHVPAWMHPVVQQIVAHA; translated from the coding sequence ATGATCACGTCAAAAATCAAGCAACGCATCATTGGGAAAGGCCGAGGCGCTATCTTCGCGCCATCGGATTTCCTCGATATCGGATCGCGCGCGAGCGTGGATCAGGCGCTGTCGCGCCTTGCGGATCAGGGTGTGATCCGGCGGCTGACGCGTGGGCTCTACGATTATCCGAAACATAGCTCCCGTTTCGGTCCCTTGGCACCCTCTGCTGACGACATCGCACGCGCCGTGGCCCGGAAGGACAACCAGGTTCTACTGCCTTCGCCCGCCATGGCGGCGAACCAGTTAGGTCTGTCCACCCAGGTCCCGTCCAATCCGACCTACATGACCGACGGACCCACACGAACCAAGAAGATCGGACGACAGGTTATCCAGTTCCGAAACGCCTCTCCGAAGACATTGGTCGGCGCTGGGTCAAAAACAGGCACGGTGTTTCAGGCGCTCCGCTATGTCGGCAAAGATCGCATCGACGACCAGGTGATCGGCAAGATCGCCCGCTCGCTGGATGCCAAGGACCGTGCGCAGCTTGCAAAGCAAAGCCGACACGTTCCGGCCTGGATGCATCCTGTCGTGCAGCAAATCGTGGCACACGCCTGA
- a CDS encoding methyltransferase domain-containing protein — translation MPDLYATISETPRETQEMLGDALTIRANETQMVEMRRRYFSWLDIPEGGAGLEIGSGTGHVTADLLRSTTLSEAVGLDPSPVLVERSNDLFGNIPGLSFVEGDARSTGVSDESFDLAVFHTSLCHIPNPDAALSEALRMLKPGGQIAVFDGDYATITVGLGPNDPLQACVDQIPANLIHDKWLCRTLPQRLRRAGFEIARCDAHPYMSEGEASYFLTLVTRGADFLVNDGLISEQGCHCTLINQNCL, via the coding sequence ATGCCAGACCTCTACGCGACTATCTCAGAAACACCGCGCGAAACACAGGAGATGCTGGGAGACGCACTGACCATCCGAGCGAACGAAACGCAGATGGTGGAGATGCGGAGGCGCTATTTCTCTTGGTTGGACATCCCCGAAGGCGGGGCCGGTCTGGAAATTGGGAGCGGGACCGGTCATGTCACGGCCGATCTTCTGCGTTCCACGACATTGAGCGAGGCCGTTGGCCTCGATCCAAGCCCGGTCTTGGTGGAAAGATCGAATGACTTGTTCGGCAATATACCTGGCCTCAGCTTCGTCGAGGGCGATGCAAGGTCGACCGGTGTTTCGGACGAGAGCTTCGATTTGGCGGTCTTCCACACATCGCTCTGCCACATTCCCAATCCCGATGCGGCGCTTAGTGAGGCACTCAGAATGCTGAAGCCAGGTGGGCAGATCGCGGTCTTTGACGGTGATTATGCCACGATAACTGTAGGACTCGGTCCGAACGATCCGCTTCAGGCATGCGTGGACCAGATCCCTGCGAATCTCATCCATGACAAATGGTTGTGCCGGACCTTGCCACAGCGTCTACGCCGCGCTGGCTTCGAGATCGCTCGGTGTGATGCGCATCCCTACATGTCTGAAGGCGAAGCGTCGTATTTTCTGACGCTGGTTACTCGAGGCGCTGACTTCCTTGTAAACGACGGGCTGATCAGCGAGCAAGGGTGTCACTGTACCCTCATTAATCAGAATTGCCTTTAA
- a CDS encoding Mu transposase C-terminal domain-containing protein — protein MVSERLAKHRAAVLRPILELEKKGEPISAAIGDAAWELGLAKSHTWSLYRRLRENDGRAAALELSRRGPKPGSKRIAREVEDLIDERLRRYYLVRERSSFLRIWREIRSECEAKGFQPPARKTLKARLDAMDEKEIVRKRRGAKEANKTFAARPGRLAVGTPLEIVQIDHTLADIILVDHVDRRPLARPYLTVAIDVATRIVLGVFVSFDAPSVLSIALCLDHCVRRKSIHVPGKLEELVWPTSGIPKAIHVDNAQEFHSDAFSSACEDWGIAVEYRPPGATHFGGHIERLIGTAMGAVHVLPGTTQSSAAEKGDYDSEKHAALTLAEFEDWLHLEICRYHNTRHEALGRTPLAAWADLGGDTAGRQVVDVEAFRTSFLPFELRQLGRTGITLFGVHYWSDAFASLVGRGSGKVQVKYDPRDLSQVWVLVNDGRMIPARYRDLSHPRISLWESRRARKEWQDRHGGRINEKALFQVIDAQRRLAEAARQKTRTARLESERETRLPKHQPRRDPSREMFAIDTGNPDLPTYPIEEFDDPRRKN, from the coding sequence GTGGTCAGCGAGCGTCTTGCAAAACATCGAGCAGCAGTCCTCCGTCCGATCCTGGAACTTGAGAAGAAGGGTGAGCCGATCAGTGCGGCAATCGGAGATGCTGCTTGGGAACTAGGTTTGGCGAAGAGCCACACCTGGTCGCTTTACCGCCGTTTGCGCGAGAACGATGGGCGGGCCGCAGCACTGGAACTCAGTCGCCGGGGGCCGAAACCGGGGTCGAAACGGATCGCGCGAGAAGTCGAAGACCTCATCGATGAACGCCTACGGCGCTATTATCTGGTCCGCGAACGCTCCAGCTTTCTGCGAATTTGGCGTGAGATCCGTTCGGAATGCGAGGCAAAGGGCTTCCAGCCACCGGCACGAAAAACGCTGAAAGCTCGGCTCGATGCAATGGACGAGAAAGAGATTGTTAGAAAGCGCCGTGGTGCCAAGGAGGCGAACAAGACTTTTGCGGCACGTCCGGGCCGGCTTGCGGTTGGAACGCCACTGGAAATTGTTCAGATCGATCACACCTTGGCCGACATCATTTTGGTCGATCACGTGGATCGGCGACCGCTTGCGCGCCCATATTTGACGGTAGCCATCGATGTTGCAACCCGGATCGTTCTCGGGGTCTTCGTCAGCTTTGATGCACCATCAGTTCTTTCGATCGCGCTCTGCCTCGATCATTGTGTGCGTCGGAAATCGATCCACGTCCCAGGGAAGCTGGAAGAATTGGTCTGGCCGACATCCGGCATCCCGAAGGCGATCCATGTCGATAACGCGCAGGAGTTCCACAGCGACGCCTTCTCATCGGCCTGCGAAGATTGGGGCATTGCCGTCGAGTACCGCCCGCCTGGTGCAACGCACTTCGGAGGTCATATCGAACGTTTGATCGGAACGGCCATGGGGGCTGTTCATGTTTTGCCCGGGACCACGCAATCCTCCGCTGCCGAGAAGGGCGATTATGACAGCGAGAAACATGCGGCTCTGACCCTGGCCGAGTTCGAGGACTGGCTTCATCTGGAGATTTGCCGCTACCACAATACCCGCCACGAAGCCCTCGGGCGAACGCCGCTGGCCGCTTGGGCTGACTTGGGCGGAGACACTGCGGGGCGGCAGGTTGTCGATGTCGAAGCCTTCCGGACAAGCTTCCTGCCTTTTGAGTTGCGCCAGCTCGGGCGCACTGGGATCACTCTCTTTGGGGTGCACTACTGGAGTGATGCCTTCGCGTCGTTGGTCGGACGGGGCAGCGGCAAGGTGCAGGTGAAGTACGACCCGCGGGACCTGTCGCAGGTCTGGGTTCTCGTCAATGATGGCCGCATGATCCCGGCTCGGTATCGGGATCTGAGCCACCCTCGGATATCGCTTTGGGAAAGTCGTCGGGCGCGGAAGGAATGGCAAGACAGGCATGGCGGTCGGATCAACGAGAAGGCCTTGTTCCAGGTGATCGACGCGCAGAGACGACTGGCCGAGGCGGCGCGTCAGAAGACAAGGACCGCCCGTCTGGAGAGCGAACGCGAGACGCGGCTTCCCAAGCACCAGCCGCGCCGCGATCCGTCCCGAGAAATGTTCGCCATCGACACTGGTAACCCAGACCTCCCCACTTATCCGATTGAAGAGTTTGATGACCCCAGAAGAAAGAATTGA
- a CDS encoding TniB family NTP-binding protein, with protein sequence MTPEERIDRIRSDHWIAFDRATIVLNRLTSLMEMPQQSRMPGLMVYGSSGIGKTMIAKRMASKYPTQYNAELGITKTPILLVQAPPAPDERRFYQHILSTIGAPMCGAAYRVRT encoded by the coding sequence ATGACCCCAGAAGAAAGAATTGACCGCATCCGCAGCGATCATTGGATCGCATTCGACCGTGCCACGATTGTTCTCAACCGATTGACGTCCCTGATGGAAATGCCGCAGCAGAGCCGGATGCCTGGCCTGATGGTCTATGGCAGTTCCGGTATTGGCAAGACGATGATCGCCAAGCGCATGGCCAGCAAGTATCCGACGCAGTACAACGCAGAACTGGGCATCACGAAGACCCCCATCCTGCTGGTTCAGGCGCCGCCAGCGCCGGACGAGCGACGCTTCTACCAGCACATCCTTTCGACGATCGGGGCGCCGATGTGTGGGGCGGCATACCGTGTCCGAACTTGA